The genomic region GCTGTCATCGACGTCCACCTCAGGGGATCCTGGCTCGGGTGCAAGTCGGTGGTTCCGGCCATGCGCACCGGTGGCGGCGGAAGCATCGTCAACATCTCGTCGTCGAACCGGCACGGGGCCTTCGGCCAAACGAACTACTCCGCTGCGAAGGCCGGAGTCGTCGGGCTGACCAACGCAGTCGCCGTCGAGCAAGCAAAGTACGGAATCCGTTGCAACGCAGTCGCTCCTGGTGCGATCAACACCCCGATGATCGGTGATGTACCTGAGCACGTCAAAGCGCGATGGATGGAATCCATCGCGCTTGGACGCCTGGGCGAACCGTCAGAGATCGCATCGGCGATCACATTCCTACTGTCCGACGCGGCCTCCTACGTCACCGCCGCGCTTCTCGACGTGACTGGCGGCGAACAGCATCTCTAACGGTCCCCCGAATGACTATCCGATTACGAGACGAGGATTCCCATATGCCTGATGCGGTCATAGTTTCCGCTACCCGTTCACCGATCGGCCGTGCAGTGAAAGGGTCGCTGAGAGACATCCGGCCCGACGATCTCACCGCACAGATCGTGAAGGCCGCCCTCGACAGAATCCCCGCGCTCGACCCACGCGACATCGACGACCTGATGCTGGGCTGCGGGAACCCCGGTGGAGAACAGGGGTTCAATATCGGTCGCAACGTGGCGATTCAACTGGGATACGACTTCCTGCCCGGCACCACGATTACCCGCTATTGCGCATCGTCACTCCAGACGACGCGAATGGCAATGAACGCCATCGTGGCGGGAGACGGCGAGGTGTTCATCTCTGCCGGCGTCGAGACGATATCGAGGTACTTCAAAGGTGAATCGGACTCGCTGCCAGACACCCAGAATCCACTATTCGACACCGCGCAGGAGCGGAGCAGGAGACTTGCGGAAGGCGGCGAACGCTGGACCGACCCCCGAGAGGCTGGCCGCCTTCCCGACCCCTACATCGACATGGGGCAGACTGCCGAGAACGTCGCTCAGATCACCGGGATCACACGTGAGGACCAGGACCAGTGGGCGGTTCGCTCCCAGAATCTTGCTGAATCAGCCACAGCGCAAGGCTTTTTCGATCGCGAAATCAGCCCGGTGACACTTCCGGACGGAACCCTTGTCCGCACTGACGACTCCCCACGTCACGGCACCACCTACGAGGCGGTCAGTCGCCTCAAACCAGTGTTCAGACCCGACGGCACCGTGACCGCCGGGAATGCCTGCCCGCTCAACGATGGCGCCGCGGCCCTGGTCGTGATGTCCGACGCCAAGGCCAGGGAACTCGGACTCACGCCGCTGGCGCGCATCGTGGCCACCGGCGTCTCTGGACTGTCTCCGGAGATTATGGGGCTCGGCCCGATCGAGTCCACTAGGCGGGCATTGACGCGCGCCGGGATGACGGTGGCTGACATCGACCTGTTCGAGATTAATGAGGCCTTCGCCGTTCAGGTTTTGGCATCCGCTCGGGAGCTCACGATCGACGAGGACAAGCTGAACGTCTCCGGCGGCGCTATCGCGCTCGGGCATCCGTTCGGCATGACAGGCGCGCGAATCACGGCAACGCTCATCAACAATCTGCAAACCCACGACGGGCAATTCGGAGTCGAGACGATGTGCGTCGGCGGCGGACAGGGCATGGCAATGATCATCGAGCGACTCAGCTGACCGCAGCGCGATATGCGAAAACGCCTGAGCAACAGAACACAGAAGACCTATTGGAGATGAACATGCAGCCCAACGCAAGCGCACTGCAGGGACTGAAGGTCCTTGAAGTCGGTAATTACATCGCCGGCCCGTACTGCGGCACCCTGTTGGCCGACCTCGGCGCAACGGTCACCAAGATCGAAGACCCGCACGACGGAGACGTGGTGCGGGGGTTCGCACCAATGAACGAAGCCGTCAGCGAGAGTTCGGCGTTCGTCACACTCAACCGCAACAAGCGCTCGATCGCGCTCGACCTCAAATCCGAACGCGGGCGAGAGATCTTCATGACGCTCGCGCGGCACGCGGACATCGTCATCGAGAACATCCGTCCCGGAGCGATGAAGAGGCTCGGACTCGACTACGAGACTCTGTCAGAGCACAATGCCGGCTTGATCTACCTCTCCGCATCTGGCTGGGGCCAGGACGGACCGCTCTCTGCGAATGCCGGACTCGACATCATGGCGCAGGCTCGCTCGGGACTCATGAGCGTCACTGGCACCCCCGACGGCGACCCGGTCAAGGTGGGTGTGCCGGTCTGCGACATCGGGTGTGCGATGTACGGCGCGATCGCGGTACTTGCCGCCGTCAATCATAGGCACCAGACTGGCGAGGGCCAGCGTATCGATGTCTCATTGTTCGAGTCTGGAGTGTCGTACGCGATCTGGGAGTTCGCCCGGTACAACGCATCTGGAGAAATCCCGATGCGACGCGGATCCGCCCATCAGACCGCTGCCCCCTATCAGGCGATCAGGGCCGCCGATGGCTGGTTCACCCTGGGCGCGGCCACCCCGAAGACCTGGTTGGCGTTCTGCGCGGCATTCGAGTTCGAGTGGATGCTTGATGATGAACGGTTCGCGACCAACACCGCCCGGATGGACAACCGCGTCGAGTTGATCGAGTTGATCGAGGCGCGGACACTGGGCAACACACGGGCCCATTGGCTGCAGATCCTGGATGCGGCCGGCGTCCCCGCTGCGCCTATCAACGACTACAGCCAGGTCTTCTCCGACGAGCACCTGCTGGCGCGGGACTTCTTCTGGGAGTCCGAGCATTCCAGTGGCGGAAAGGTCCTTCAAGTCGGTTCGCCTATGCGTCTGTCGAAGACACCCGCGGTGCGCCACAGCGCAGGCCCTGTATTGGGACAGAACACTGCCGAGGCTTTGGACGAACTGGGCTACAGCCCAGCCGACATTGCCGAACTGTCCGCCAACGGTGTCATCGCGGTTTCTGGCAGCATGCGAAATGACTGACACCCCATCGACTCAGCAACCGGTCCTCACCGCGCGAGAGGGCGCGATACTCAATGTGACCTTCAACCGGCCGGAACGGCTCAATGCCGCGACACCGGAGATGGAGGCCGCCATCGTCCGCGCATGTGACGTCGCGAATTCCGACGAGACGATCCGCATCGTCACATTCTCGGGCGCCACCGGTTCACGAGCGTCGTTCATGGCTGGCGCCGACCTCTCGACGTTCTCGGGTGTCGACTCTGCGGAATCCGTGCAGGAGATCGAGGAACACGCCGAGCATACCCTCGCCGCGATCGAGGGGCTGCGGGTCCCAGCGGTGGCGATACTCGATGGGCCGGTTATCGGCCAGGGTGCCCTCATCGCCTCCTGCTGCGATGTCCTGCTGGCCGGGCCCGATGTCCTATTCGGCTTCCCCATCGCGCGAACGGTGGGAAACTGCCTCGGGATTCGGAACCTCTCGCGGATGACCGATCTCGTCGGCATTCCCGCGACGAAGACAATGATCATGCGCGCCAAGCTGTTCAACTCTGCCGAGCTGGCACAGACCGGTGCCCTCAGCGCAATCGCCGATTCCCATGCGGCTCTTCGGGAAATGGCCCGCACAGTCGCGGAGGAAATGGCCGGCCTGGCACCGCTAACCCTTTCTTACACAAAACTGTCCTTGGCCCGGATGCGCGAACCCGGCGCCACGAATGACGACCTCGTGGTGCAGAGCTACCTGTCCCGCGATGCCGGCGAAGCCGCGGCAGCGTTCCTCGAGAAGCGTCCCGCCCAGTGGCTCGGCCGATAGAAGCATCCCGATCACTGTGACCCACAACTCGAATCCCCAGCGCGACCGAGAGGCACCGTCATGACCACCGTCCAATTAGTCTCTATTGGGATATTGCTCGTCACGCTGGCGGTGGCGACACTCCGAGGCGTGCACATCGGCGCGCTGGCCTTGGCGGTGGCACTCGGCGTCGGTTTGACCCTTGGCGCGGAGTCGACCAAGGAGGTCATGGCCGGCTTTCCCGTGGATCTCATGCTCCTGCTGCTGGGAATCACCTATCTCGTAGCGATCGCACGTGTCAACGGAACGCTCGATCGGCTGGTGGACTGGGCCGTTCGCCGAACTGGAACCAGAAAGGTCCTGCTGCCATGGGTCATGTTCGCCCTTGCGTTGGCCATCGCTGCGCTGGGCAATCCCCTTGCCGCAATGATCGTCATTCCCATCGCAATGCTGCTCGCCGAGCAGAACGGGCGGGATCCAGTCGTCATGGGCCTAGGGGCGATCAACGGGTCTCTTGCCGGCTGTTTCGCTCCGACCAGCCTCTACGGCGTTCTCTCGGTCAACATCGGCGAGATGGCGGGCGTTGAACTCAATCCCTTTGCCCAGTTCGCCTTCGTGTTGGCCGTCGTGGTGGGACTTCAGGTAGGCGCACAGTTCTTGTTCCGCCGCCACCGCACGATTGAACCCGGCGACGCGCCGGCGTCAACCCCTCCGGTTCCAGGACCGACGGACGCCAGCACCCATTCCATCGGCGGATCCGGCAGTGCCCCGGTGGCTGTTCAAACCAGGCTGGACACGGCCCCGGGGACGGTATCCGCTTCCACCGCGGTCCAGCGCGTCACCATGGGGGCCCTCTCGCTTCTCATCGTGGTGGTGGTCCTCGCCCCGGCCCTCGGGTACGCGGTGAACATCGGCGCTGTCGCACTATCCCTCGGGATCGTCATCGCTCTCCTCTTTCCCAAGGAGACGCGTCCGGCCATCGGCGATATCGACTGGTCCACGATTCTGCTCGTCGGAGGGGTCGTCACCTATGTCGGCATCCTTCAGCGAATGGGCGCGGTCGACAGCCTCGGCAACGTCGCGGTGAGCATCCCCTCGGCGCTGGTGGCCGCATTCGCCGTATGCGTGATCGCCGCAGTGATATCGGCGTTCGCCTCGACTACCGCCCTGTTCCCAGCGCTGATTCCGCTCGCGCTGCCGATGGTGGCCACCGGCAATCTCTCCGCAGCCGGTCTGATCATCGCGATTGGGGCCTCTGCGACACTCGTGGATGCCTCGCCGTTCTCGACGTCTGGCGCGATCATGGTCGCCAGCAGCCCGCCCGAGGAGCACACCCGGGTGTTCAAGATGCTGCTGCGCTGGGGGCTGTCGATGGCCGTCATCGGGCCGCTTGTCACGTGCGGCTTGCTGCTGGTCCCCGGATACTTCTGAAACGCCCGGCCTCCGCCAGTGTCAACTGGCCACGATAGAAAGCGCACACAGAGTGACCTCTCCCCTGCTTCGTTCGCTCACTGGAGCGACCGACTCCGACACTGCCGCAGTGACAGTCGGCGGTGTCGGACTGTCCCGCGAGGATCTGATCGGATCCGCGACGGCGTTCGCGGACCGGATCGCGGGCGCTGAGGTGGCCGCGATCGACGCCAAGCCCAACCTGTCGACCATTGTCGCCGTTGTCGCCTGCCTACTCGCCGATGTCGTGGCGGTACCGGTCCCCCCGGATGCCGGCCACCACGAACTGGACCACATCGTGTCCGATTCCGGGGCACGGCTGTGGATCGGCGATGAGACGCCCGCCGTCTCGATCCCGGCGCTGTCGGTGGACGTCGGCGCGCGCTCATCGACCACCTATCCCGAGGCCGATCCGTCGCGGACGGCGCTGATCATCTACACATCCGGGACCACCGGTGCACCGAAAGGCGCTGTGCTGTCCCGCAGTGCCTTGGCGTCGAGCCTGGACGGTCTGGCTGACGCCTGGCAGTGGAGCGAAGACGACACCCTGGTCCATGGCCTTCCGCTCTTTCACGTGCACGGCTTGGTCCTCGGCGTGATCGGAGCACTGCGTATCGGTTCACCGCTCATTCATACGGTCCGGCCCAAACCACAGTCATACGCTGCCGCGAACGGGTCACTGTATTTTGGTGTTCCCACGGTCTGGTCGCGTGTGTGCGCCGATCCGTCCGCAGCGCGCCAGCTCCGCAACGCTCGGTTGCTGATCTCCGGTAGCGCACCGCTGCCCGTTCCGACCTTCACCGAACTCACGGCACTCACCGGATCCGCGCCGATCGAGCGTTACGGCATGACCGAGACCATCATCACTGTGAGTACCCGCCACGACGGTGACCGCCGGCCAGGCTGGGTCGGTGAACCGCTTCGCGGCGTACAGACGAGGCTGCGGGCGGAGTCGGGCGAGTTGGTGCCATCGGATGGTATGACGTTGGGTGAGTTGGAGGTCTCGGGTCCGACGCTATTCGACGAGTACCTGAATGCTCCGCTCAAGACCGAATCAGTGATGACCGAGGACGGTTGGTTCCGTACCGGCGACATCGCGGTCGTCGATCCCGCGGGCTACCACCGCATCGTGGGGCGCGCATCCGTCGACATGATCAAGTCCGGGGGCTACCGAATCGGTGCCGGCGAGGTCGAGCATGCCCTCTTGTCGTTCCCCGGAATTAGGGAGGCAGCGGTGGTGGGTGTGCCCGATGACGACCTCGGCCAGCGCATCGTCGCCTATCTCGTCGGTGACGTCAGGGCAGGCGACGCGATCAGTGACCATGTCGCACAGGTACTTTCGGTTCACAAGCGCCCGCGGGAGATCCGCGTCGTAGACGCGCTGCCGCGCAATGCGATGGGCAAGGTGCAGAAGAAGGTGTTGCTCGAGGGCTTGCTGTAGCGTCCTTCACGAACGGCGGACCGGCGGCCCAGGTTACGCCGTGGCGGTTCGGTTCAGCTGCCAGGTCGCCGCGAGCCATCTGGGCACCAATCCGGGGTCGATGCTGACCAGAGCCAACACCTCCGGATCCAGCATGGCATGCAGCGCAACGCCATCCGAGAGTCCGACCAGGTGCACGGCCAGTTGATCGGGATCGATCTCGGGGAGGGAGCCCGTCGCTTGCGCGTCCACCACCATCCTGCGGACCGTGCGGCGCCAATTCGCGAGATAGCCGGCGACCTCGCGTCGTGTCACGTCGTCCGCGACCGCCTCGGCATAGAAGTAGAGAAAGATGCGATTCAACGCCAGCCGTTCGTCATCGAGCGGTAGGACGCTCTCCAGAACTCGCTGCAGGCGTTGCAGTTCGTCTGCGGCAGGCTCAGATTCGAGTCTCTTCAGGATCTTCCCCTGCAAATGGGCTGCCCGCCGCAGCGCGGCGATCAACAGGTCGTGCTGGTTGCTGAAGTAGTGCGCCAGAAGGCCTGTCGAACAACCCGCTTCCTTCGCGACGTCCTTATTGGTGACCGCCGCGGTGTCACCCCGCGTCGCGATCACGCGCAGAACCGCGTCGGCGAGGTCGGCGCGGCGCTGTTCGTGGTCGACGATCTTCGGCATGGCAACCCCCGGACAGTTGTTTTATGTCGTCCAGTCAGCATACAACGGGCACTTGGTCTATCATCACCACGCCCGATGGCTGCCAGAGGACGGCGCACGGGCGGCGGTAGGGTTGCGCATGACTTCTTCGATGGCGACTCCGGCCATCGCCTCGCGCCTGCTCGACGTGATCGATCAGGACATCCTGCCGCTCACCGAGCGCGGAGTCTCCGAGGGAAACAAGGTGTTCGGCGCGGCGATCCTGCGCAAGTCCGATCTGTCGCTGGTGCTCGCGGGCACCAATGACGAGACCGTGAACCCGCTGCTGCACGGAGAGGTCAACACGCTCAACCAGTTCTACCTACTGCCGGACCGGCCGCCGACCACGGAACTGCTGTTCGTCACCACCCACGAGCCCTGCACGTTGTGCATGTCCGCCATCACCTGGGCCGGGTTCGACAACTTCTACTACTTCTACAGCCACGAGGACTCTCGGGACGCCTTCGCCATCCCGCACGATCTGGTCATCCTCAAGGAACTGTTCGGGCTCGACCCGGGCGGCTATCGCAGAGTCAACGCGTTCTGGACGGCGTACTCGATCACCGCGCTGGCCGACGCCGAACCCGAGCCGCTACGCGGCCAGTTGCGCGCGCACGCGCAGCACATCCGGGAGCGCTACCAGGCGCTGTCGGATCGGTACCAGGAGTCCAAGGGCGAGCACGACATTCCGCTGAGCTGAGCGCGCCGACCGTTCAGCCTTGAGGTCCACCCCACCGACAGATCCATGCCGAGGAGGAAGACGTGCGTGGTCGGACGATCGTTCTGACAGTTCCGGTTACCGCGCTCCTCACCCAGCCCTTGTGGGCGCCTCAATGGGGCGCGGGCGTCCTCGGCGAGTTCGCCGGTTTGGGGATCGTCTGGGGGTCCGCGGCCATCGCCGTCTTCTTCGGTCTGGTCGCGTTGTTCGTCATGAGCCTGCAGCGGTTGCTTGGGGCGATACCCGCGTCGGCCCGCGCGCGCAGCCCGAGGTCGATTTGGCTGATGTGTGCGATCCCGTTCAACTTCGTCGAGGACTTCGAGATCGTGACCGACATCGCGGCCTCACTGCGTGCCGACGGCCGCACCTCGCGGCTGACGGTGACGTAGTGGTGGCGGTTGGGAATCAGTTGGGCCGCGGCGCAGATCGTGTCGCTGCTGCCCGGCGCCGTCGGGCTCATCGGCGGGGCGCTCGCGATCGTGGCATGGATCGCGCATTGGACTCTCACGGCGGTGCTGACGCGGCGGCTTCGCCAAGGTGCGACCGGCGGCTCGATCAGTGCAGCGAACGCGGCCGCGTGAGTGATCGCATCACTCCGCGGAAACCTGATCGAGATGCGCGTACTGGATGCGATCGCCGCCTGCCCGCTTGGACCTGTACATCGCCGCGTCCGCCACATGGAGAAGCCGGTCGACGAACTCCGGATGCTTCATCGCGGTGCCGGGTTCGACGTTCACGCTGCACGTGCCGAGGCTGGCGGTGATCTGGAATGGTGTCGCGGCAATCCCCGCGCGGATGCGTTCGACGGTCTTGGCGTGCTCGGGCGCGGGCTCACTGTCGGCGATGACGAACTCCTCGCCGCCGAGTCGGCCCATGACCGCATCGCCACTGCAGTTCTCCCGTAGGACGGCGCCGACGTCTGCCAGCGCCTCATCACCGACAGCGTGCCCGCGGGTGTCGTTGAGCTTCTTGAACTCGTCGAGGTCGATCATCGTGATGTTGAGCCGGACGCTCGCCGAGCCTTGCTGGGCCACCGCGATCTCGTGGACCGCGTTGTACACCGAGCGCCGGTTGAGCAGACCGGTGAGCGGATCACGATCGGAGTTCCGCAGGTCGATGCGCAAAGTGTGCACCAGCGTGTGGATTCCGAACGGCACTCCAAAATTGATCGCGACGACGGTGAGGACCGATGCGATGGTCAGCGCGGTATCGCCGGTGTCGATGATCAGCTCGCTCGCGGTGATCGTGGCGCAGACCAACGCCAAGACGAAGTTCCCGATGACGTGGGCGATCACGTGGAAATAGGCGAGGAACCCGCCGATCGCCGCGAATATCGTGCATCCCATCAGGCCGGCATAGGGGCTGGACACAACCAGACAGGTCGCGGCCGTACTCGCCGAACAAACGACGTTGTAGACCAAGGACTGTCGACGAGTCGGCCACCGGATCAACCACAGCAACGCGGCGCCGAACACACACACCGCGGCGACGATCGCGATGCTCCTTGTCATGGTGTTGTCCGGTCCCAGGGGGCTGCCGAGCATCATCAGCGGCAACGCGCCTAACAATGCCGTGAACGCGAATGTGGCCAGCCGCCACTGCAACTGCAGCCCGCGGTCGTGCAGATAAACGCTGAACCAGTCGAACTGATCCGCCTGCCGCCACCAGCCCATCACCGCACTGCGTCTCACGAGACTGGCACCCTACCGAGCCGCAGCGCCGCGCGCAGCGCGGCCGCCAGGTCGCCGCGCTCGCCCACCGTGACGTCGTCGCAACCCAGCCACGACGCCATCGAGCGCAGTTCAGCGGCCAATGCCCCCGCCACGTGAGCGCTGTCCTGACCCGGTTCGGTGAAGGCCCCCACGACGTGCAGCGCGCCGCGGGTGCGCTCGGTCTTGAGGTCGACGCGCCCGACCAGCCGACCGTCGAGCAGGAACGGCCACACGTAGTAGCCGAACCGTCGCTTCGCGGCAGGTGTGTAGATCTCGATGCGGTAGTGGAAGTCGAAGAGCCGCTCGACCCTCGGCCGGAAGAAGATCAGCGGGTCGAACGGGCACAGCAGCGCGGTGCCACGGTCCCGCCGCGCGACGGCCTGACCGGCGCGCAGGTAGGCCTGAGCACCCCACCCGTCAACCTCGACGGGCTCCAGTTCGCCCGCCGCCACCAGCGCCGCGATAGCGGGTTTCACCTGCTTGGCCGCCAGGCGGAAGTAGTCGCGGATATCGGCTTCGGTGGCCACGCCCAGTGCGGTCGCCGCCCGCAGCGCGAGCTCACGGACCGCCTCGTGGTCGTCGACCTCACGGTTCACCACTTCGGCGGGCAGCACACGTTCGGTGAGGTCGTAGTGGCGGGCGAAACCCACCCGCGTCGCCGTGGTCAGCACGCCCGATGACCACAGCGCCTCAGCCACCCACTTGGTGTCGCTGCGGTCCCACCAGGGGCCCTTCCTGCCGCGCGGCTCCGTCTCGAGGTGTGCCTCGATCTGACCCGCGGTCGCGGGGCCGAGTTCGGCGACGGCGGTGACGATGTCCTCGGCCAGTCTCGCGTTCTTCTTGACGATCTCAGTGCCCCACCGGCCGTGCTCGTACTCCCGCATGCGCCACCGCAGCAGCGGCCAGTCGTCCACCGACATCAGCGCCGCTTCGTGGGCCCAGTACTCGACGAGCAGCCTCGGTGAGCGCGCGCTGTGGCTCCATGCCGCCCGGTCGAGAACGTCGCGGTCATAGGGGCCGAGCCTGCTGAATATCGGCGCGTAGTGGGCGCGCACCGCCACCGACACCGAGTCGAGCTGGAGCACCTGGATGCGCGAGACGAGCCTGCGCAGGTGGGTTCGCGTGATCGCCCCGGCGGGCTTGGCATCGCCGAAACCCTGCGCAGCGATCGCGGTGCGGCGCGCCGCGTCGGCCGACAGCCTCACCGGCGCGAGTAGCTGCAGAACCGGTATCGAACCCCCGACGCGCTGGTCAGCCAGTCGCCCTGGGTGCCGACCCATTGCTCGTCGAGGACCGGAGCCATAGCGTCGCCGTCCTCGCGTGGGAGGTCTGCGTCCACCTCGGTGACATCGCATCGCGCCGCCAGGGGCAGGGCCAGCGCATAGATCTGTGCGCCACCTATCACCCACGTCTGCTCATCGGTCAGTGCATCGTCAAGGTCGGCTACCACCGTCGCTCCATCGGCCACGTAGTCAGCTTGCCGAGTCACTACGACATTTCTGCGTCCCGGCAGGGGCCGCACCTTCGCCGGCAGCGACTCCCACGTGAGCCGACCCATGACGACGGTGTGGCCCAAGGTGAGTTCCTTGAAGCGCGCCTGATCCTCGGGCAGCCGCCAGGGGATGCCGTTGTCGCGACCGATGATGCCGGAGGTGGACTGCGCCCAGATCAGTCCAAGGCTCACACCGCCACCGGAGCCTTGATCCCCGGATGCGGGTCATAGTTGACGATCGCCACGTCCTCGTAGACGTAGTCGAAGATCGAATCACGCGGTGCGAGAACAAGTTCCGGGTATGGACGCGGATCCCGGCTGAGCTGGAGCGTGACCTGCTCCACGTGGTTGTCATAGATGTGGCAGTCGCCGCCGGTCCAGACGAACTCGCCCACCTCCAGCCCCGCCTGCGCAGCCATCATGTGGGTCAGCAGCGCATAGCTGGCGATGTTGAAGGGCACGCCGAGGAAGAGGTCGGCGCTGCGCTGATACAGCTGGCAGGAGAGCTTGCCGTCGGCGACGTAGAACTGGAACAACGCATGGCACGGCGGCAGCGCCATCTGCGGGATCTCGCCGACGTTCCACGCCGAGACGATGTTGCGCCGCGAATCGGGGTCGCGCTGCAGCAGCTCCAGCGATGCACTGATCTGATCGATGTGCTCGCCCGACGGTGTCGGCCAGGATCGCCACTGCACACCGTAGACGGGGCCGAGATCGCCTGTCGCACTGGCCCATTCGTCCCAGATTGTGACGCCGTGCTCATGCAGCCAGGCGATGTTGGAGTCACCGCGCAGGAACCACAGCAGTTCATAGACCACCGACTTGGTGTGCACCTTCTTGGTGGTGAGCAACGGGAAGCCGGCGGTGAGGTCGTAGCGGATCTGGTGACCGAACAGACTGCGGGTACCGGTGCCGGTGCGATCCGCCTTCGGCGTCCCGGTCTCGAGTACCAGCCGTAACAGGTCCTCGTAGGGCGTGAGGATGGGCACCGGATCAGCTTACGTCGAGGGTCCGTCGAATCGTCGCCAGACACCGTCCGCGCATCGCGCCTCAGGGCATGGGAGTAGAACGGATGCCATGCCGACGATGACCGACACCATCACGACAACCGATGGATCCTGCCCCGTCACGGTGGCCACCCCCGAGGGCGACGGCCCGTGGCCGGGCGTGGTGATGTACCCCGACGCCGGTGGGGCGCGCCAGACATTCACCGAGATGGCGCAGCGACTCTCCGATCTCGGCTACGTGGTGCTGGTGCCCGACGTCTACTACCGCGACCCGGGTTGGGCGCCCTTCGAGATGACGACGGTGTTCAGCGACGCCGGTGAGCGCACGCGCCTGTTCGGGATGATCTCCAAGGTCACACCCGAGATCATGGCCGCGGACGCGGCGGCGTTCTTCGACTACCTGCAGGGCAGGCCCGATGTCAGCGGCACCGCGTTCGGCACAACCGGTTACTGCATGGGCGGGCGCACGTCTCTCGTGGTGGCGGGCCGGGTACCCGCGCGGGTGGCCGCCGCGATGTCGTTCCACGGCGGCGGCCTGGCCTCCGACGACGCCGGCAGCCCGCACCTGCTCGCCGACGTCATCCGTGCGACGGTCTACGTCGGCGGCGCCAAGGATGACGCGTCATTCACCCCCGAACAGGCCGAGACGTTGGACAAGGCGCTGACCGCCGCCGGCGTCGAGCACACCATCGAGATCTACGACGCGGGACACGGCTTCGCCGTACCCGACAACGGGCCCTTC from Mycolicibacterium sp. YH-1 harbors:
- a CDS encoding diguanylate cyclase translates to MRRSAVMGWWRQADQFDWFSVYLHDRGLQLQWRLATFAFTALLGALPLMMLGSPLGPDNTMTRSIAIVAAVCVFGAALLWLIRWPTRRQSLVYNVVCSASTAATCLVVSSPYAGLMGCTIFAAIGGFLAYFHVIAHVIGNFVLALVCATITASELIIDTGDTALTIASVLTVVAINFGVPFGIHTLVHTLRIDLRNSDRDPLTGLLNRRSVYNAVHEIAVAQQGSASVRLNITMIDLDEFKKLNDTRGHAVGDEALADVGAVLRENCSGDAVMGRLGGEEFVIADSEPAPEHAKTVERIRAGIAATPFQITASLGTCSVNVEPGTAMKHPEFVDRLLHVADAAMYRSKRAGGDRIQYAHLDQVSAE
- a CDS encoding winged helix-turn-helix domain-containing protein translates to MRLSADAARRTAIAAQGFGDAKPAGAITRTHLRRLVSRIQVLQLDSVSVAVRAHYAPIFSRLGPYDRDVLDRAAWSHSARSPRLLVEYWAHEAALMSVDDWPLLRWRMREYEHGRWGTEIVKKNARLAEDIVTAVAELGPATAGQIEAHLETEPRGRKGPWWDRSDTKWVAEALWSSGVLTTATRVGFARHYDLTERVLPAEVVNREVDDHEAVRELALRAATALGVATEADIRDYFRLAAKQVKPAIAALVAAGELEPVEVDGWGAQAYLRAGQAVARRDRGTALLCPFDPLIFFRPRVERLFDFHYRIEIYTPAAKRRFGYYVWPFLLDGRLVGRVDLKTERTRGALHVVGAFTEPGQDSAHVAGALAAELRSMASWLGCDDVTVGERGDLAAALRAALRLGRVPVS
- a CDS encoding dihydrofolate reductase; the encoded protein is MSLGLIWAQSTSGIIGRDNGIPWRLPEDQARFKELTLGHTVVMGRLTWESLPAKVRPLPGRRNVVVTRQADYVADGATVVADLDDALTDEQTWVIGGAQIYALALPLAARCDVTEVDADLPREDGDAMAPVLDEQWVGTQGDWLTSASGVRYRFCSYSRR
- a CDS encoding thymidylate synthase, which codes for MPILTPYEDLLRLVLETGTPKADRTGTGTRSLFGHQIRYDLTAGFPLLTTKKVHTKSVVYELLWFLRGDSNIAWLHEHGVTIWDEWASATGDLGPVYGVQWRSWPTPSGEHIDQISASLELLQRDPDSRRNIVSAWNVGEIPQMALPPCHALFQFYVADGKLSCQLYQRSADLFLGVPFNIASYALLTHMMAAQAGLEVGEFVWTGGDCHIYDNHVEQVTLQLSRDPRPYPELVLAPRDSIFDYVYEDVAIVNYDPHPGIKAPVAV
- a CDS encoding dienelactone hydrolase family protein produces the protein MPTMTDTITTTDGSCPVTVATPEGDGPWPGVVMYPDAGGARQTFTEMAQRLSDLGYVVLVPDVYYRDPGWAPFEMTTVFSDAGERTRLFGMISKVTPEIMAADAAAFFDYLQGRPDVSGTAFGTTGYCMGGRTSLVVAGRVPARVAAAMSFHGGGLASDDAGSPHLLADVIRATVYVGGAKDDASFTPEQAETLDKALTAAGVEHTIEIYDAGHGFAVPDNGPFDEAAAERHWQAMQRVFGASLG